In the Acidobacteriota bacterium genome, GTGGTGATGTAGGCGGCGAACCAGGCGTTGCGGCGACGAGGGTCCTGGCGAGCAACGGCCTCCGGGAAGCCACCAATGAGGGCCCGCTGGAGGATGGTGGCGAAGGACGAGTCAGCCTTCTCCGGTGCCGGGGGCAATGGGGGAAGGGAGTCGCCGAAGATCGCGTCGATGAAGCGTTCTTCGCGATCCGCAAGCTCTCCTTGGGACAGGGGCCAGAGAGTCACGACCTCCATTCTTCCCGCCAGCGACTCGGAGATGGTGGGGAGGGTCAGGACTCGCGCCGAGCCGGTGAGCAGGAAGCGTCCCGGCCGCCGATCCTCGTCCACCGCGACCTTGATGGCGGAGAGGAGATCGGGAGCCTTTTGGATCTCGTCGAGCACCACCAGACCTTCGGGCCGTGCGATGAACTCCTTGGGCGCCTGGGTGGCGGAGGCGTAGGTGGCGGCGTCGTCGAGAGTTCGGTAACTGCCGCCGAGGCTACGGACGAGCTCCTTGGCCAGCGTGGTCTTGCCGGTCTGCCGGGCTCCTTGGAGCAGTACCACCGGGGTATCGGCGAGAGCTGCACGCAGGTAATCTTCGATATTTCTCCGGTACATGGATAGATTCTATCCACTCACTGGATAAATTGCACAGCTGGGCGCCGGCAACGGCCCTGGCTTCCCAGGGCCCCTGCCTGCCCAGGATCCCTGCCTGCCCCGGAGGTCAGATCACCCGCGCCACCGCCGGGATTCGGCGCAGGGTGGCGGAGAGGCCGAGGGAGAGTAGAGTGGCTCCCACGATGACCAGGGTGCCCTTGACCGCCCCCGGCAGCGAGAGGTCGAGGAGGGCGAGCTGGAGCCAGCTGACGCAGAAGTAGTGCGCGAGGTAGACCCCATAGGCGTTGGAACCGAAGAAGGTGAGGGCGCGGCTGCGGGACGGTGACCAGCGAAGAAAGATGGCCAGGCAGGCCAGGCAGCTGCAGGCGCAGCAGAGCACGAAGGTGAAGTTGCCGAAGGCCGCGAGCAGCGGGCTGGGGCCACCCTGGGGAAGGCTCGCCATCACCGCCAAGAAGACCGCGACGGCCAAGATGAACGAGGTGATGGCGGCGAAGAACCACCGCAGCGGGTGTTGGGCGAGCTTGCCGTCGGTGGCCAGCAGGCCACGGCCGATGCCGCAGGCTCCGAGGCCGACTCCGGCGAAGAAGTAGACCGCGTAGTGGAGCGCGCGGCTGCTCTGAATCCAGAAGGGTCCGAGATGGCCCCAGAACTGCGGGGAGAAGTAGGCTGCCAGGGGCAGGTAGGCGAGGCCGGAGACGACCACCAAAGCCCCCAGGTAGGCCAGGGGCCGACGGGCCAAACGCTCCGTCACGCGGCCCAGGGCCTCACCCCAGCCAGGAATGCTTACCAGCAAGGTTGCCGCGATCGCATTGAACACGAGCAGCACCCACAGGAACCAGGCGGGCCCGGAGGGCCAGAGTCCCAGGGCGAGCCATTGGCTCCAGAACGCGCCCAGCCCCGGATCAGCGCCGGTGACCAGGTAGGTCGGATAGTAGGCCAGGGGTGCCAGGACCGCGGCGGAGACGGCGAAGGGTAGGCCGAGGCGGAGAGCCCGGGATCGCAGGAAGCCGGCGGAGCCCTTGCGCATCAGGCTCGACCAGGCGAAGACCCCGGAGAGAAGGAAGAAGATCGACATCAAGAAGATGTCGTTCCATCCCACCAGGAGGTCGATGCCGGGCCAGCGATGACCGTCGACGATGGGGAAGGCGGTCCACATCAGGGAGTCCGCGGTGAAGGAATCCTGCGGCGGGGGGGCGTAGGGATGGTAGGCGAGCACCGCGTGATGCACCACCACCAAGAACACCAGGAAGCTGCGCAGGGCGTCCAGCGGCACGTTGCGGGCCTGGCTGGGGGCGATGAGGCCGGGGCTGGGATCCGGGGTCATGAAGGTGTCCTTTCTACGTCAACGGGAAGAGGAAATCCGGGCTGCATGGGCATAGCTCGAGCGGGGAACCGTGGACAACCCACGTTCCGACGCAAGATGAGCCAAGCCGGTGCAAGCCGGCGAGGTCGTGTACGAGGAGAGTCGCTTACAGGAAGTCGGTCTTGCGGGCCTGGAGCACGAAGGTCGAGCCGAGAATCAGGCCGATCACCGCAAGCTCCCCCACTAGCACCAGGATCTCCGTAGAGCTCCAGGCTGCACTCTGCCCTTCGAGGCGCTCGGCGATTCCAGGGAGGTGGGCAACGGTGTAGAGGAACGCGTGGAAGAAAAGGTTGGAGAAGATCATGGCTCCGACGGTCCAGGCGATGGATTCGCTGACCAAGGCGGTTCCGAGGATCAAGCAGGAGCCAGCGAAAATCTCGACCAGCAAGAGGGTCGCGAAGGGAATCAGGCCGTTGGGCATGCCTTCTCGGCTCGCGATGACGGTGGCGGTGCAGGCCAGCAGCGTCAGCCAGGGGAAGAGGAAGAGGAGCAGATTCGACAGCAGCTTGGCGGCGGTGTATTCGGTGATGGAGATCGGCAGGCTCATCACGAAGGTGAGGGTCTGCTGCTTGCGTTCCTCGACCACGGTGGAGAAGGGAAGATGGATGCCGAGACCAATGAGCACCGTCACGAAGAGAACGAAGCCGGCGTAGAAACCAACCTCTCCACCCCAGGCCACCAGCGCCAAGG is a window encoding:
- a CDS encoding acyltransferase, translated to MTPDPSPGLIAPSQARNVPLDALRSFLVFLVVVHHAVLAYHPYAPPPQDSFTADSLMWTAFPIVDGHRWPGIDLLVGWNDIFLMSIFFLLSGVFAWSSLMRKGSAGFLRSRALRLGLPFAVSAAVLAPLAYYPTYLVTGADPGLGAFWSQWLALGLWPSGPAWFLWVLLVFNAIAATLLVSIPGWGEALGRVTERLARRPLAYLGALVVVSGLAYLPLAAYFSPQFWGHLGPFWIQSSRALHYAVYFFAGVGLGACGIGRGLLATDGKLAQHPLRWFFAAITSFILAVAVFLAVMASLPQGGPSPLLAAFGNFTFVLCCACSCLACLAIFLRWSPSRSRALTFFGSNAYGVYLAHYFCVSWLQLALLDLSLPGAVKGTLVIVGATLLSLGLSATLRRIPAVARVI